The nucleotide sequence ATTTCAAAATTAGAGGTGTTTAGAGAGGCATAACAACGTCTATTAGATTTTTGTTCAAGTGAATGATCATTTTATTTGGCAGGTAATCACGATTGATCCATTCCATGTGGTTTTTGATAATGATTGCCTTATTCGAGGGAAAAGTGGTCTTTTTGTCCCTTGAGCAAACATGTGCAATTATTCTGGTGCGATGCCATTGTATTTTGAGCgaaatattttgtttattatgcATTCCCATTCCATATGCTTCTTTTACCTCATCTAATGCACATAATTGTTATGCTATTTTGATGCCTAGCAAAAATACTTAACTTTGCCACTGTAATCTCCAGAGTTTTTGAGGGCAAAGTGCCTGATGAATTGTGAAGTTGCACTTATTCTTGACCGTAAATATGAGCAGCTTCAGCAGCTGTCTGATGATCCTACAAACCAAATATCACAGTGGGTGTTGACCAGTTTTAAATTTACACAGCTTTCTTTTCTGTATGTGCTCTCATGGCTACTCTTGGGTATTTCACCGAGTTCTGTTTTTCTATTCAGGGTGTTTGAGAAGTCAATGCAATACGTGAAACGCTTTAGTCGCTACAAAAACCAAGATGCTGTGAGACAAGTTAGAGAGTATCCTTCTTTTAATAAATTGGTTGGGGGTCTTTGCGCTCCCTCCACTTTTctcgaaagaaaaaaaaagttacagTCCTTAAATTGTTTTCTGAAGTCAGAAAACAGAGGACTAGGAAGAATGATTGTTAAAATTTCCATTTGTCCTCAAAATTGATTTTTCTCAGTATTGTGAATTCTTAATTCAGTTATCAGAATCCTAAGTAGGTACCAATTGGCTGAATTTGAGGTATGGATGCTGCGAATTAGTGAATAGTTTGGATGCCAAGATCATCTAAATGAAGACGGCACTAATCACATGCTTTTTGTTGGGATTTGCAGCTTTGTGTGCTTGGCAATCTTTGCCCTGAAACTGTTGAGGAAGCTATTGCTATGGTCCCATCTATTAAGGTAATAGCAATAGGAACCACTTTATTGAGtagttcttttttattatttgttcCTCTTTTGTTTTAACCTAGTTGTGATGTATGATGTTTGCCCCATTCTCAATATCTTTGAATGGATATCTCATTCCTATTATTGGTTTCACACTAGTTAAAAGCCTTTACAAAGTCATCTTCACTTCCATACTGTGAAGTTTTACAAACAGAACCTCCATTAATACACTCGCAAGTTTCTCCAGGCAGGATAAAAGTTATTTTTTCCTAGAGGGGCCTTGTGTTTGCTACTTAGGGGTATTGTAGTGAGGTTTCAGGTGAAGATTAATTCTTAAATACACTTATATTTGACATCATTTAGACCTACACCATCTCACTAACATGTGAAACCTTCATGAAGTTGGGGGAGGGGCTCAAATATTAGTCCAAGGGCGCAGGCATTGGAGTTGGTAGAAAGAGGTGTACTGCTTTTGGTCACCATTGTGCACTTGTTTTTGTAGTTCTGTTTCCTTAATCCAATAGGCTCGAGTAAATGCTACTTGACAAGGTTGTTAAGATATTCCCTTATTGGAGAGAAATATATGCTACTTTGCCTCCTTTTTTCCTGGCACTGTTGCTGTAAGTCTATGTCCATGCATCAGGGGGTCCTTacaatatctatatttgttgaCTCGATTTACCAGAAATTTTGCTTATGTTACCCATGTAAAGCTAGTATCACACTCTTTGCAACTATTATTTTCTTGGTGTATTTTAGGTAATatatctgtgccattttttcatatttttttccctCGGATAaaatccagaacagaaattatTTTCAAGTATAGACTCTTTTTGAAACATAGGGGCcatttatttttaattctctTCTATTTGGCAGCGCAAAGGACGGATCCATGAAGATGATGCAATCGAGAAAATGCTAAATGATCTCTCTCTGATAAAGAAATTTGAATAGTGCAATCATGTCATGGGCATCTTGAACTCGTACAAACTGTCTTATATTGTTGCATGTTCCAAGGGGCATGTAGTGATCAGTCTATGTATTGACAACTGGTCTGCAGATTGAATGGATCCATTGGAATATTTTGGGCAGGAATGTAGAATGAATGTTGGTATTTAGTAGATAGATATTTGGTAGCTGTGAGTTGTGGCCTATTGTTAAATCTGTATCGATGAAATTCTGCTCTCAATCAACTGTTACAGGAAGCGTAAGCATAAGGTTGGCAGTCTTCAATATTTGGATATTCATTTGAATTTTATTCTGTATATCTGGATTCATGCTTAAGCTGGCATAAGAAAAAACGTTATGAACAATTACTGTATTTATATGCAAACCTTACTTAGAAAAGCTACATATCTGATGTATCGCTCCAATTTCTCCCGTGTCCTAGCTGTACGTGTGTTGCCAATTTAAAAGAGTGCCATGGTAATGTTACAGGAGCTATTGGATTTTTTAGAAGTTGGAACCCGTTTGGTATTGCCTTTTTTGTACCCCCTGTTTATGCTTTCAAAGGCATGCTGACATCTAGTGCTTTTAGTAGCAAAAATTTATTGCTTTCAGAAATTTTGTATACAAATGCTATCTTCAACGGCAATCTCCATTTAATTCTCtgctaaaaataaaaacaaaatggtACCGGCAAAGGCTTTAATTTCTGAGTTTGAATGg is from Phoenix dactylifera cultivar Barhee BC4 chromosome 18, palm_55x_up_171113_PBpolish2nd_filt_p, whole genome shotgun sequence and encodes:
- the LOC103723766 gene encoding DNA-directed RNA polymerase II subunit 4 — translated: MSGEEEENAAELKIGEEFLRAKCLMNCEVALILDRKYEQLQQLSDDPTNQISQVFEKSMQYVKRFSRYKNQDAVRQVREILSRYQLAEFELCVLGNLCPETVEEAIAMVPSIKRKGRIHEDDAIEKMLNDLSLIKKFE